The DNA segment CCCTAATGAGGTACCCATTAGAGGGATTGGCCCAGTCCCTCACGGATCGACACTTGCTGATTATTGTATTGCTTGATGATTCACGAAAGACGGAGATATTGGCATTGCAATTCATAATAGGAGCCTCTTCTGGCGTAAGTTTTAACTTATGACCGGAAGGGGCTCTGTTTAACTGTTCATTTTTGAACAGGAATCCTCTTCGGCGGCGCCAGTATCTTCGACCTGTAGCTATACATCAAACAGATCTCATAATTTTGAGGCCGCAAGTTTTCCGAAACGTTTCTCGAACTAATTTATGATTATATTTATTAAACCCATATATTTCCTCATATCGTGATTTCTTTTTCCACTGTACAGGCACGACTGGGCTTCAGCCTACATACAATGAACAGACCACAGAGAAAGCACTCATTCCTCAGGAGGTGTTGTCATCTATGCCAGGGTTGTTCAGTATGATTGCTGTATTTATTCAGCAGCTGAGTCTGCTCGTTTCCTATGTCAAAAATAATGCTTTTCCCCAACCTCTGACTGAAGCAGAGGAAACACTACATCTTCAGCGTATGGCCGAAGGTGATCCCGTGAGCCGTAACCTGTTGATTGAACACAACCTTAGGTTGGTCGCGCATATAGTAAAAAAGTTCGACAATACAGGAGAGGACTTAGAAGATCTGATCTCCATCGGGACGATCGGGCTGATTAAAGCGATTGAGAGCTTCCGCCCGAACAAAGGAACGAAGCTGGCGACGTTTGCGGCCCGCTGCATCGAGAACGAGATACTGATGCATCTCCGGTCATTGAAGAAGACGCGTAAAGACGTGTCGCTGCACGATCCGATCGGAACGGACAAAGAGGGTAACGAGATTACGCTGATAGATATTTTGGGAACGGAAGCCGACGATGTGGCCGACCGTGTTCAACTAAAAATGGAAAAAAGTAAAATATATCAAAATCTCGATATTCTCGAGGCCAGGGAGCAGGAGGTGATCAAGGGGCGGTTTGGTCTTGAGCACGGTGGCGAGGAGCGGACGCAACGTGAAATCGCTAAGGAGCTTGGCATTAGCCGTAGCTATGTATCGCGGATTGAGAAGCGGGCGCTGATGAAGCTGTATCATGAGTTTTATAAGAAGAAGTGAATGTTAACGGTAAACCAGCTGGGCTGCCGTGTGTCCCGGTAAGGTGATGACTTCTACGAGCCGTTGCCCCTTCCCTTCCGTATGGGAATACCACTGTACCGAGGTTAACTCTAAAGAAACGGCTGCCCGTTTCATCTCATAAGCAAAGGTGTGCAATACTAAATCTAACACGCATCAGATGTCACCTAGCAGCCGTTACCTTTTTTTGAAAATAGGTTATAAATTAGGACAGTTTAAATATACTTATCGCTTCATTCGTTTCCTTAATTAAATGCTCAAGCTCTTGGATGGATTTTGATATTTCATTATAAGAAGCAACAAGCTCAACTGTGGATGCGGAGATCTCCTCTGCAGAAGCCGAGTTTTCCTCTGATACAGCGGAAGCTGATTCCACAGTAAGAAGCATCTTACTCTTTCCTTCATTAAGATTTTGAATCGAAGAGGTAATACCATCAATTTGTGGAATAATTAGCTGGATTGAACCGATAATCGATGTAAGTGATTCTATAGTTGAGTTCACCATATTGACTTGATCTTGAAGGATAAGACTAGTATTTTCTGTAGTTTCGGATACCACTCGTATCTCTTCGTTAATCGTATACATCATCTTATTAATGCCTTCCGAAGAGACGCTTACCTGGCTAGCCAGATTGCGAATTTCTGTAGCCACAACGGCAAAACCGCTTCCTGCTTCACCCGCACGAGCTGCTTCAATGGAAGCGTTCAGCGATAGAAGATTGGTTTGCTGTGCAATTTCACTAATAAATTTGGTAATCTCGGTTACCTTAGAGATACTTGCGATCAAGTTGCTGATCTTGTTCCGTGAATCGCTGAAGGATACCTCCACCTCATTTACAGTAGTAACGAGCTGGTTCAGCTCTGAGCTGCTATTTTCTGCAGTAATGCCAATGGTATTAGTAGTTTGATCCACCATGGCTACCGATTCGTTAATCTCCTCAAGGTGCTGGCTCAAGTTATTAAACATTTCGTTAATTTGCATTAATTCTTCTGCCTGGCTTGTCGAACCCTCGGCTACACCTTGAATAGCCAAAGAAACCTCATTTACTGTCGTATTAATTATTCCCGATGAACTTGACAGTAGAACGGTCTGTTTTGAGAGCTTCTCAGAATCGGCCTCAATTAGCCTTAATGATGAACTGATTGTATCTAGTGTTTTGTTAAGGGCGCGGTTCATTATTCCGAATTCATTTTTCATTTTTTCGTTAAATTTCACCGTAAAATCGCCTTTCGCCAGAATATTAAGATTGGATGTAAAGTCTTGGATGGAAGAACGAATTCCAATAATAATAATAAGGGATAAAAAAATCATGACAACCAGAGCTACAGTAAATATACCCAAAGTAAGTTGTAGCCCTTCTCTATATCGTTCCTTAGCATAGTTGCTTAATTGAGAAGAATAGTTTTCTTTATAATCGACCACATCTATGATAGATTGAGTAAGTTCATTTCCGGCATTCGCCATTTCAACAAATGCAAGCTGCTGATCGAGCTCTACTCCTCGTTTTCTTTGTTCGATGACATCCGGAATATATGAGTAATATTTTTGATAACTAGACATTACGCGATTAGCTAACTCCAGTTCCTCCGAATTCTCCTCTGCTTTTTCTAAATTCGCTGCAATTTTAGCGTAAATACTCTGATGATTTTTCAGTAAATCATCAACCATCGCCTGATCATAATCACGATCAATGATTTTAGTTAACGTATTACGCATTACGCCAATTTCACCATTAATCTCACCCCAGCTAACTAACAAAGGGATAACATCTTCGGTAATTTCATTAATTCTGTTCTGTTGGCCAATGTTATTGTTGAGCCCAATAAGCGCTGTAAGCACTATAGTAACTAGTGAAACTACGCACAAAATAACAATGCTGCCAATAATTTTAATCCCTTTAACCGTTTCAATAACTTTCCCCAAGATAATTCCTCCTAGTATGATAAAAACTGTGACTAATATTACATTTATCGGTGTTATATTGTGACAAGTGTATATCTATTTTTATGAAAATTACATCTTTCGACACTAAACGACAATAATTCGGCAAATTTAACTAGAATGCAATTGTAAAAGAAGAACAGATACTGCATTTCAGCCAGTGCTGAAGAAGCTTTATCCAGCTACATTGGCAAAGGATCGGATATACAGACTGATATGAGCGATCAGAAGATCGACAGGAGGATCGAAGCAGTACGTATCCGCATTAACATCATACATACGTTGGAAACTATTACCTTGAATGTTCCGCGTGGGAGATACGGAATCCGAAGAGAATTGGACGGAATTTTCTTGTGGGCTGTAACCTGAATTATGTAGCGTAATCTAGCTGAGGGAATTTACATATAATTAAGGATTTGATCGAAAACACTGCTGATCTATTCGCTGTTTAACTGTAAGCAACATTTTACGCCGCCGGAGTGGATCGCATACCTATTGGAAGACAGCTGTAAGGCTGCTCATCATGGACAATATGCTAGCCGCAGGGATATGGCAGAATCGTGCTACACATGGCTTAGAGATGGTGACATGCCATACTGTTTCAACCAATCTATGATGATGGGAAATTACTTCTACCAAAGATTGAATTAAATATACATTCGAACCAATCGATTGGCATTATAACGGACTTGAAGCGAAAGCAGCTTTTGATGAATCAATTAGGCAATCGTCTCCAATATTATTTATTTCGAGCCGGGCAAAACGAGTATATGCGTTTAACGGTGGAAGAGTTAATTACTTTTCTAATCCATGTAACGGAGAGGAATGATCGTCTCCCTCTGTTAATGGATTATTTTGCTTTAAAAGAAGAATGGAAGGTTAAAATAAAGGATCTAAGCCCCTCGAAAAGGGTATATGTGACCTTGCTGCGTGTCTTTTTTGCGTATCAGCCTATACTTGTATTGGAGGAACCTTATTTTTACTTGGAAGAAGATCGTCGTCATTTTAAACGGATTTTGGATGACCTTTCGAAAGAAAAGCAGATTTTAATGTTAACGTCGAACTTAGAGGATGCTATGATTTCTTGTGATGTGATTTATCGATTAAATGAGCTCGGATTTCATCCATTGGATATTCGTGACTCGGAAGAGGATAAGCAGGAAGTGAAGGAACAGGATCGAGCCAATATCACCCTGCAGAAGATTTATACGAAAAGAAATGACAAAGTGATTTTATTTGATCCGCCTGAAGTCGATTACATAGAAAGTTTGGAGGGTTCGATTCTCGTATATGTAGGTGGAGAAAATTATGTCTGTGCTTTGACGCTAACCGAGCTCGAGCAGAGGTTGTTAAATTTCGGTTTTTTTAGGTGCCATCGATCCTACATCGTTAATCTGCAAAAAGTAAGAGAGATTATTACATGGACGAAGAATAGCTACAGCTTGCGACTAAGCACAGGCAAAGATGCCGTGGTTCCATTATCTCGTGCAAAATTACAGGAATTAAAAGCACTTCTTAACATTTGAAATGTTTGCAAGGCAAATATACATCGTAAGCCTATGCAGATTTGCGAAGCAAACATAGCCTCGTAAGTCTGTCTAGTTTGGAAAGCAAAAGTCTATGCAAGTTTGCCAAGAAAACATAACTTCATAAGCTGCACCATTTCCGGGGAAATATCGAACCTATCAAGCATGCCATGGTACCATTCAGGCGTTAACAGCTACATTTCAGCGGTTTTTGATGGCTGGAAGCAGGGAATCTTTATATGCTTAAGGCATCAACTCCGGGGAAGTGGTGTCATGGATGTTATCCAAGTAGAGCATATTCGCAAGAGATTTGGAAATAAGGATGCGTTATCAGACGTGTCCTTTTCCATTCCCAAAGGGGAAATCTTCGGTTTCCTGGGGTCGAGTGGTTCGGGAAAAACGACTTTAATTAAGATTTTAACGGCGCAATTCCACCCGACAAGCGGACAGGCCAGTGTATTTAACCAGCCAGCGGAGATGATGCAGCGGTCTGCTCAGAAAATGCGCTTTGGTATTTTGACAGATAACAGTGGTCTGTATGAGAGATTATCGATTGAGGAAAATCTGGAGCTGTATTGTAATTTATATGATCTCCCTAAATCGTCGATCGATAAGGTGCTGCAGTTTGTTAACTTAAGCGGAGAGCGCAAAAAGAAAGTCAACCGCTTATCCAAAGGGATGCGTCAGCGTGTCTTGTTAGCCTGTGCGGTGATTCATGAGCCAGAATTATTATTTTTAGATGAACCTACATCGGCTTTAGATCCAGTAAACTCGGCACATATTTATAAGGGCTTACGCTACTTAAATGAGAAAGGGACGACGATTTTTCTAACTACGCATGATATGGATGAGGCCGAAATGATATGTAATCGTATAGCGATTTTGTATCAAGGACAAATCCAAGCGATCGGCTCACCCAAGGAGCTAAAAAAGCAGCACCGGAAAAACGTAGTTTGTGTCGAATTAATCAATGGGAAAGCCTACGAGCTCCCGCTTGATGAGGAGACGGCTGATCAAATTGCCGATTGGATGAAACGAGGGTGCATTGATCGATTAGAAACGAAAGAGCCCAGTCTAGGTGATATCTTTATTAAAATGACAGGAAGTGAGTTACTATGAGTATCTCATTAAAACGTGCCGGGGCGATATTTGTGAAGGATTACAAAGAATTTTCACGCAATTATGCGATTTCCATTAGTTTGATTTTTCCAATGATATTAGCACTTCTTTTTCGAAATGCAGGTCCGTTTTTGGGTATAGGCCCATCTGCGAATGGAGCTTTCGCATTCGGTCTTGTTCTTAATACTTCGTTTGTGTTACTAACGTGTTTAGTACAAGCATGCCTGTTTGCGGAAGAAAAGGAGCGTAACACTTTACGGTCGTTAATGATGACTCCGGCCACGACCATGGATGTTTTAATTGGTAAAAGTACTTTAGTCTTTGTCATGTCTGCTGTTGTTCTAGCTATGGCGACGTTTATAATGGGATACGATCCAGCTAGTATATGGGCGTTTGTTGCTGCAATTATTCTTTCGATTATTCTATACATAGCAGCCGGGACGATATGCGGTTTATTCTCCAAGACGTTGCTTGAAGCATCATTATCTATACTACCTGTGGCGTTCGTATTCACTGCAGCACCATGGGGAGCGTTTCTAGTAAAGGATTATCCGGTCTTCAAAGTGCTGGAGTATGCGCCAAGCAGTCAACTTGTGCATTTACTAGGTATACCCAGTACAGGCTTTACGACGGGAGATGTATTAACA comes from the Paenibacillus lentus genome and includes:
- a CDS encoding LytTR family transcriptional regulator DNA-binding domain-containing protein, with protein sequence MNQLGNRLQYYLFRAGQNEYMRLTVEELITFLIHVTERNDRLPLLMDYFALKEEWKVKIKDLSPSKRVYVTLLRVFFAYQPILVLEEPYFYLEEDRRHFKRILDDLSKEKQILMLTSNLEDAMISCDVIYRLNELGFHPLDIRDSEEDKQEVKEQDRANITLQKIYTKRNDKVILFDPPEVDYIESLEGSILVYVGGENYVCALTLTELEQRLLNFGFFRCHRSYIVNLQKVREIITWTKNSYSLRLSTGKDAVVPLSRAKLQELKALLNI
- the sigK gene encoding RNA polymerase sporulation sigma factor SigK gives rise to the protein MPGLFSMIAVFIQQLSLLVSYVKNNAFPQPLTEAEETLHLQRMAEGDPVSRNLLIEHNLRLVAHIVKKFDNTGEDLEDLISIGTIGLIKAIESFRPNKGTKLATFAARCIENEILMHLRSLKKTRKDVSLHDPIGTDKEGNEITLIDILGTEADDVADRVQLKMEKSKIYQNLDILEAREQEVIKGRFGLEHGGEERTQREIAKELGISRSYVSRIEKRALMKLYHEFYKKK
- a CDS encoding ABC transporter ATP-binding protein, with the translated sequence MDVIQVEHIRKRFGNKDALSDVSFSIPKGEIFGFLGSSGSGKTTLIKILTAQFHPTSGQASVFNQPAEMMQRSAQKMRFGILTDNSGLYERLSIEENLELYCNLYDLPKSSIDKVLQFVNLSGERKKKVNRLSKGMRQRVLLACAVIHEPELLFLDEPTSALDPVNSAHIYKGLRYLNEKGTTIFLTTHDMDEAEMICNRIAILYQGQIQAIGSPKELKKQHRKNVVCVELINGKAYELPLDEETADQIADWMKRGCIDRLETKEPSLGDIFIKMTGSELL
- a CDS encoding methyl-accepting chemotaxis protein, whose protein sequence is MGKVIETVKGIKIIGSIVILCVVSLVTIVLTALIGLNNNIGQQNRINEITEDVIPLLVSWGEINGEIGVMRNTLTKIIDRDYDQAMVDDLLKNHQSIYAKIAANLEKAEENSEELELANRVMSSYQKYYSYIPDVIEQRKRGVELDQQLAFVEMANAGNELTQSIIDVVDYKENYSSQLSNYAKERYREGLQLTLGIFTVALVVMIFLSLIIIIGIRSSIQDFTSNLNILAKGDFTVKFNEKMKNEFGIMNRALNKTLDTISSSLRLIEADSEKLSKQTVLLSSSSGIINTTVNEVSLAIQGVAEGSTSQAEELMQINEMFNNLSQHLEEINESVAMVDQTTNTIGITAENSSSELNQLVTTVNEVEVSFSDSRNKISNLIASISKVTEITKFISEIAQQTNLLSLNASIEAARAGEAGSGFAVVATEIRNLASQVSVSSEGINKMMYTINEEIRVVSETTENTSLILQDQVNMVNSTIESLTSIIGSIQLIIPQIDGITSSIQNLNEGKSKMLLTVESASAVSEENSASAEEISASTVELVASYNEISKSIQELEHLIKETNEAISIFKLS
- a CDS encoding ABC transporter permease translates to MSISLKRAGAIFVKDYKEFSRNYAISISLIFPMILALLFRNAGPFLGIGPSANGAFAFGLVLNTSFVLLTCLVQACLFAEEKERNTLRSLMMTPATTMDVLIGKSTLVFVMSAVVLAMATFIMGYDPASIWAFVAAIILSIILYIAAGTICGLFSKTLLEASLSILPVAFVFTAAPWGAFLVKDYPVFKVLEYAPSSQLVHLLGIPSTGFTTGDVLTPLLIILAWTVVLTMVSVVLYQRRLKDE